The uncultured Methanobrevibacter sp. genome contains a region encoding:
- a CDS encoding DUF123 domain-containing protein yields the protein MKNDETTKIKIGKLGRLDFKKGYYVYVGSAMNGLESRLKRHLSNKKKMHWHVDYLLKKSEITDIIYNESEKKIECELSQHISSKTSNIEGFGCSDCECDSHLYYFKIELPPTFKKLGILDFLTYPLLSGMLIFSSRYPR from the coding sequence ATTAAAAATGATGAAACAACAAAAATCAAAATTGGAAAACTTGGAAGACTAGATTTCAAAAAGGGATATTATGTCTATGTAGGTTCAGCAATGAACGGACTTGAATCAAGGCTTAAAAGACATTTAAGCAACAAAAAAAAGATGCATTGGCATGTAGACTACCTTTTGAAAAAATCCGAAATCACCGATATAATCTACAACGAATCAGAAAAGAAAATAGAATGTGAACTATCACAGCACATATCATCAAAAACAAGCAATATCGAAGGCTTTGGATGCTCAGATTGTGAATGTGACAGTCATTTGTATTACTTTAAAATTGAACTTCCGCCAACTTTTAAGAAGTTGGGGATTCTCGATTTTTTAACATACCCCTTGTTGAGTGGAATGTTAATATTTTCGAGCCGATACCCGCGCA
- a CDS encoding DUF371 domain-containing protein codes for MIFKLKSKGHKNVTSLHKSTFEVTKDAEIGPTADCIIGTGADQSMLNFPEEFKEKIADSNTKITVILDTENGHDEINGFGHENLTLTHPTDIVCRTSDFTCSRTLMIRADKAARDLDKDLIEDLKNEKIMEVTIKLA; via the coding sequence ATGATTTTCAAACTTAAAAGCAAGGGTCATAAAAATGTCACATCCCTTCACAAGTCAACATTTGAAGTAACTAAGGATGCTGAAATCGGACCTACTGCAGATTGTATTATCGGCACTGGTGCCGATCAATCCATGCTGAACTTTCCAGAGGAGTTTAAAGAAAAGATAGCTGATTCAAATACTAAAATAACTGTAATTTTGGACACTGAAAATGGTCATGATGAAATCAATGGTTTCGGTCATGAAAACTTGACTCTGACCCATCCGACTGACATCGTGTGCCGTACCAGTGATTTTACATGTTCACGTACATTGATGATTAGGGCGGACAAGGCAGCACGTGATTTGGATAAGGATCTGATTGAAGATTTAAAAAATGAAAAGATTATGGAAGTCACCATAAAATTGGCCTAA
- a CDS encoding pectate lyase-like adhesive domain-containing protein codes for MTLSAVSANENGTDESNGTDIPCFNELSDKINHTEDTITLDSDYEYKNGTDKEIVISKPVTIDGAGHTIDAKKSSRIFNVTADNVVIKNIRFVNGNALGNYFRSDVGGGAIYWSGANGILENCTFINNTGRGIEDDPFDKEETIVNEDGSIIHIYRVRPMGARINQGGAILWAGDGGTVANCSFNNNDVGYPNGGGAISWRGNDGKIIGSSFVDNGGWTGSAVEWRGANGFIFSSKFMNWGISDNGIFWAGENGTIRNSILMSPDGRRVVNSYSDSLDANYNYWGDSINNPDQYLKPDDVQYWYVSADNVSDFDDLELNSSFVLVKSTERPFEKIISKNLEVYYNSNGKFRIQVYDKHGKLAIFEDVKFYINNHEYYAMTDDNGIATLKIKEKPGKYTVFSQCGDVIVKNKITVKSVLITKNLSKKVKKSAKFKVKVLNSKGKAYKNQVVKIKFKGKTYKIKTNKMGIATFKVSKKLKVGKYIIKTTYNGLTNSNKIVVKK; via the coding sequence ATGACACTTTCAGCAGTTAGCGCTAATGAAAATGGCACAGATGAATCTAATGGCACTGACATTCCATGTTTTAATGAACTGTCAGATAAAATCAACCATACTGAGGACACAATTACATTAGATTCAGATTATGAATATAAAAACGGCACAGATAAGGAAATAGTCATTTCCAAGCCTGTGACAATAGACGGTGCAGGACACACAATCGATGCTAAGAAGTCATCAAGAATATTCAACGTAACAGCGGACAATGTTGTTATAAAGAACATTCGATTTGTCAATGGAAACGCCTTGGGAAACTATTTCAGGTCTGATGTCGGAGGCGGCGCCATTTACTGGAGCGGTGCAAACGGCATTTTGGAAAACTGCACATTCATCAACAACACAGGCAGGGGAATCGAGGATGATCCCTTCGACAAGGAAGAAACCATAGTCAATGAGGACGGTTCCATAATTCACATTTATCGCGTAAGACCTATGGGAGCTCGTATCAATCAGGGAGGAGCTATACTATGGGCAGGTGATGGGGGAACCGTTGCAAATTGCAGCTTCAACAACAATGATGTCGGTTATCCCAATGGTGGCGGTGCAATCTCCTGGAGAGGTAATGACGGTAAGATTATAGGCTCTTCATTTGTGGACAATGGAGGATGGACAGGTTCAGCCGTTGAATGGAGAGGCGCAAACGGATTTATATTTTCATCAAAATTCATGAACTGGGGCATAAGCGACAATGGAATTTTCTGGGCAGGTGAAAACGGAACCATTAGAAATTCAATTTTAATGTCTCCTGATGGGAGAAGGGTTGTTAACAGTTATTCAGACAGTTTGGATGCAAATTATAACTATTGGGGAGATTCAATCAATAATCCCGATCAATATCTAAAGCCTGATGATGTCCAATACTGGTATGTGAGTGCAGATAATGTGTCTGACTTTGATGACTTGGAGCTGAACAGTTCATTCGTATTGGTGAAAAGCACCGAAAGGCCTTTTGAAAAAATCATCTCAAAGAATTTGGAAGTTTACTACAACTCCAACGGCAAGTTCAGGATTCAGGTTTATGACAAGCATGGGAAGTTGGCGATTTTTGAGGATGTTAAATTTTATATCAACAACCATGAATATTACGCCATGACTGATGATAATGGAATTGCAACATTAAAGATCAAAGAAAAGCCTGGAAAATACACAGTCTTTTCACAGTGCGGTGATGTCATTGTCAAAAACAAGATTACAGTCAAAAGCGTATTGATAACTAAAAACTTATCAAAAAAGGTTAAGAAATCCGCTAAATTCAAGGTTAAAGTGTTAAACTCCAAGGGAAAAGCCTATAAAAATCAAGTTGTCAAAATCAAGTTCAAGGGCAAGACCTATAAAATCAAAACAAACAAAATGGGTATTGCAACATTCAAGGTTTCAAAAAAATTGAAGGTCGGAAAATATATCATCAAGACAACTTATAATGGCTTAACAAATTCAAATAAAATTGTAGTTAAAAAATAA
- the galU gene encoding UTP--glucose-1-phosphate uridylyltransferase GalU codes for MKAVIPAAGFGTRFLPATKAQPKEMLPVYDKPTIQYVIEEAVASGIDDILIVTGRNKRSIEDHFDKSFELEQTLQSAGKDDRLRQVRAITDLADICYVRQKEQKGLGDAIYCAKKHIGGEPFAVLLGDSITKGPVPCTKQLMDVYEKYEASAISLEEVPREKVERYGIIKGNEVENNVYNIEKLVEKPLAHQAPSNLAIMGRYVLTPDIFDKIDETVPGVGGEIQLTDALSKLDSIYGVTFEGKTYDIGNRFEWLKTSIEFAMDDPESKDDLIEYMKEMIREA; via the coding sequence ATGAAAGCTGTAATTCCAGCAGCAGGTTTCGGAACAAGATTCTTGCCTGCTACTAAAGCGCAACCTAAGGAAATGTTGCCAGTTTATGATAAACCAACAATCCAATACGTTATTGAAGAGGCAGTTGCTTCAGGAATTGACGATATCTTGATTGTGACTGGTAGAAACAAAAGATCAATTGAAGACCATTTCGACAAATCTTTTGAACTTGAACAGACTCTGCAAAGTGCGGGAAAAGATGACCGTTTAAGACAAGTGCGCGCCATTACTGATTTGGCGGATATTTGTTATGTAAGACAAAAAGAGCAAAAAGGGCTTGGAGATGCAATTTACTGTGCTAAAAAGCATATAGGTGGAGAGCCATTTGCTGTGCTTTTAGGAGATTCAATTACAAAAGGACCGGTTCCTTGTACCAAACAGTTGATGGATGTTTATGAAAAGTATGAAGCATCAGCAATTTCCCTTGAAGAGGTTCCAAGAGAAAAGGTTGAAAGATATGGAATCATTAAAGGAAATGAGGTAGAAAATAACGTTTACAATATTGAAAAACTTGTTGAAAAACCGCTGGCTCATCAGGCTCCATCCAACCTTGCCATAATGGGTCGTTATGTATTGACACCGGATATTTTCGACAAAATCGATGAAACTGTTCCTGGTGTGGGAGGAGAAATCCAGCTGACCGATGCATTGTCCAAATTGGATTCCATTTATGGTGTGACATTTGAAGGAAAAACCTATGACATCGGTAACAGGTTTGAATGGCTTAAAACCTCAATTGAATTTGCAATGGATGATCCTGAATCTAAAGATGACCTAATTGAGTACATGAAGGAAATGATTAGAGAAGCCTAG
- a CDS encoding aldo/keto reductase, with translation MQYRIIKKTGDEVSSLGYGAMRLPLKNGKIDRQKASELIYHAIDNGVNFIDTAYLYGDSEKFLGEILQGEYRDKVKICTKLPSIHVRKYEDMEYFLDEQLKRLQTDCIDYYLVHSVDLKTVNKLLKKGLIEFLNKAKSEGKVKHVGFSYHGVKEEFDLLIDGYDWDVVMVQYNYFDENVQASVEGIEYAASKGMGVFVMEPLKGGILAGKMPKEAEEIFAKADSNKTTAQWAMQWVLNNRNVSCVFSGMNSMDQLDDNLAVADTTSPMSMTFEELETVELVKRVMKNALKINCSTCGYCMPCPRGVNIPECLKIYNEKYLFDHKGFINESFMDYYQYVGGIMGKAGNAGLCNGCGKCLRKCPQKLDIISELKKVKKEFELPGLKYILPVAKSIGIPAYSYIVKLLNR, from the coding sequence ATGCAATACAGAATAATCAAAAAAACAGGCGATGAGGTCTCTTCCCTGGGTTATGGTGCAATGAGACTGCCTTTGAAGAACGGAAAGATTGACAGACAAAAGGCTTCCGAACTTATTTATCATGCAATTGATAATGGGGTCAATTTTATAGACACCGCATATCTCTATGGGGATAGCGAGAAGTTTTTAGGTGAGATACTGCAGGGTGAGTACAGAGATAAGGTTAAGATATGTACCAAACTTCCTTCAATTCATGTTAGAAAGTATGAGGATATGGAATACTTTCTGGATGAACAGCTGAAAAGACTTCAAACCGACTGTATAGATTATTACCTTGTTCATTCCGTTGATTTGAAAACCGTCAACAAACTGCTCAAGAAAGGCTTGATTGAATTTTTAAACAAGGCCAAAAGTGAGGGCAAGGTCAAGCATGTAGGATTTTCATATCATGGTGTCAAGGAGGAATTTGACCTTCTCATTGACGGTTATGATTGGGATGTTGTAATGGTGCAGTACAACTATTTTGATGAAAATGTTCAGGCAAGCGTTGAAGGCATTGAATATGCAGCTTCAAAGGGCATGGGTGTTTTTGTAATGGAGCCTTTAAAGGGCGGAATTCTTGCAGGAAAAATGCCTAAGGAAGCTGAAGAAATATTTGCCAAAGCGGATTCAAATAAAACAACTGCACAATGGGCAATGCAATGGGTTTTGAACAACCGAAATGTCAGCTGTGTCTTTTCGGGGATGAATTCCATGGACCAGTTGGATGACAATTTGGCCGTTGCCGATACAACCTCTCCGATGTCAATGACATTTGAGGAACTGGAAACTGTTGAACTGGTTAAAAGGGTCATGAAAAATGCCTTGAAAATCAACTGTTCGACCTGCGGATACTGCATGCCATGCCCTCGTGGTGTAAATATTCCGGAATGCTTAAAGATTTACAATGAAAAGTATTTGTTTGACCATAAGGGTTTTATAAATGAATCATTCATGGATTATTACCAGTATGTCGGAGGAATTATGGGTAAGGCAGGAAATGCCGGTTTGTGCAATGGATGTGGAAAGTGCCTTAGAAAATGTCCACAGAAACTGGATATAATTTCCGAGCTTAAGAAGGTCAAAAAGGAATTTGAATTGCCTGGTTTGAAATATATTCTGCCTGTTGCAAAGTCAATTGGAATTCCTGCATATTCATATATTGTAAAGCTTTTAAATCGTTGA
- a CDS encoding TIGR04165 family Cys-rich peptide translates to MKLEELIAPCPKCGSKDKVAHRKMLDNHRAHAEMDTVKCEECGYIFFVNENMDPDEKKQLLNELNKIHG, encoded by the coding sequence ATGAAATTGGAAGAATTAATAGCACCGTGTCCAAAATGCGGTTCAAAAGATAAGGTAGCTCACAGAAAAATGTTAGACAATCACAGGGCTCATGCGGAAATGGACACTGTTAAATGTGAAGAATGCGGATACATATTCTTCGTAAATGAAAATATGGATCCTGATGAGAAAAAACAACTATTAAATGAACTAAACAAGATACACGGTTAA
- a CDS encoding TIGR04083 family peptide-modifying radical SAM enzyme yields MTFHVMIIPTLNCPSNCKYCWGSENKKEMMDFEIIDQIVEWLSDFRDDKVHFTFHGGEPLLAGYDFYKYSLEKLSTLENLEGFSLQSNIWLLTEEMIDLFLEYGVVVSTSIDGPKEINDYQRGVGYFDKTMKNYELAKSKGLIINFVLTVTDYSKDFSDELYEFFKGEKMNLKIHAALPSLRGDNADPWALDQEEHGKLLIEWLDKYLYDLDKFTIMDLDHICKSSLRRRGTLCTFADCIGTTLAVGSDGSIYPCYRFVGMPEYVLGNVATNPSFDDLKQSDAWAKLMEFREYVDENCKKCRYVKYCEGGCPYNAIVAYQTPQAVDPQCTAYKMIFGEVSKRMNKEFAKSAFGMGAPAARKEGDPFSIMDLAMK; encoded by the coding sequence ATGACATTTCATGTAATGATTATCCCTACACTTAATTGTCCATCAAATTGTAAATATTGTTGGGGATCTGAAAATAAGAAAGAAATGATGGATTTTGAAATAATAGATCAAATTGTTGAATGGTTAAGTGATTTTAGAGATGATAAGGTTCACTTCACTTTCCACGGTGGGGAACCTCTCCTTGCAGGTTATGACTTTTATAAATATTCCCTGGAAAAATTATCAACATTGGAAAATCTGGAAGGGTTTTCACTTCAAAGCAACATCTGGCTTTTAACAGAGGAGATGATTGACCTCTTTTTGGAGTATGGTGTTGTTGTAAGTACAAGTATCGACGGACCAAAGGAAATCAACGATTATCAGAGGGGAGTAGGTTATTTCGACAAGACAATGAAGAATTATGAACTCGCTAAAAGCAAGGGACTAATCATTAATTTTGTTTTAACTGTAACTGATTATTCAAAGGATTTCTCCGATGAATTGTATGAATTCTTTAAGGGAGAAAAGATGAACCTGAAAATCCATGCTGCATTGCCTTCACTTAGAGGGGATAATGCCGATCCGTGGGCACTTGACCAGGAAGAGCATGGAAAGCTCCTCATAGAATGGCTGGATAAATACCTATATGATTTGGATAAGTTTACAATCATGGATCTGGACCATATCTGCAAATCTTCCCTGAGAAGACGTGGAACATTATGTACCTTTGCAGACTGTATTGGAACAACTTTGGCTGTAGGCTCAGACGGTTCGATATATCCTTGTTACCGTTTTGTTGGAATGCCTGAATATGTATTGGGTAATGTCGCAACCAATCCTAGTTTTGATGATTTAAAACAGTCTGATGCATGGGCAAAACTCATGGAATTCAGAGAATATGTTGATGAAAACTGCAAAAAATGCAGGTATGTCAAATATTGCGAAGGAGGCTGTCCTTATAATGCAATTGTTGCATATCAGACTCCGCAGGCGGTTGACCCTCAATGTACCGCTTATAAGATGATTTTCGGTGAGGTTTCCAAAAGGATGAATAAGGAATTTGCAAAATCCGCATTTGGTATGGGTGCGCCTGCTGCCAGAAAAGAGGGAGACCCGTTCAGCATTATGGATTTGGCAATGAAATGA